Proteins encoded by one window of Mus musculus strain C57BL/6J chromosome 10, GRCm38.p6 C57BL/6J:
- the Olfr796 gene encoding olfactory receptor 796, which produces MDEENQTTTTEFLLLGFSDLRALQGPLFWLVLLVYLITFLGNSLIIFLTQTSPVLHSPMYFFLRHLSMVELLYTTDIVPRVLADLTSSHPQAISFRSCAAQMYFFIVLGISECCLLTAMAYDRYAAICQPLHYSTLMNHRACIAMVGTSWIMGIITATTHSSLIFTLPFPSRPIIPHFLCDILPVLRLASAGKHRSEISVMTATVVFIMIPFSLIVTSYARILGAILAIASSQSRRKVFSTCSSHLLVVSLFFGTASITYIRPRAGSSVTTDRILSLFYTVVTPMLNPIIYTLRNKEVIGALKHMKRQVP; this is translated from the coding sequence ATGGATGAGGAAAACCAAACTACAACAACTGAGTTTCTCCTACTGGGGTTCTCTGACCTCAGAGCCCTTCAGGGGCCACTGTTCTGGTTGGTACTTCTTGTCTACCTGATAACCTTTCTGGGCAACTCACTGATCATCTTTCTTACCCAAACCAGCCCTGTGCTGCACTCCCCCATGTATTTCTTCCTGCGCCATCTTTCCATGGTGGAGCTTCTCTACACCACAGACATTGTGCCCAGAGTTCTGGCTGACTTGACctcctcacatccccaggccatCTCCTTCAGGAGCTGTGCAGCCCAGATGTACTTCTTCATTGTCCTGGGTATCTCAGAGTGCTGTCTCCTCACAGCCATGGCCTATGACCGTTATGCAGCCATCTGTCAGCCCCTGCACTACTCTACCCTAATGAACCACCGGGCCTGCATAGCCATGGTGGGAACTTCATGGATCATGGGCATCATCACAGCTACCACTCACTCTTCCCTCATCTTCACTCTGCCTTTCCCTAGCCGCCCCATCATCCCACACTTCCTCTGTGACATCCTGCCAGTACTGAGGCTAGCAAGTGCTGGGAAGCACAGGAGTGAAATTTCTGTAATGACTGCCACAGTGGTCTTTATCATGATCCCCTTCTCTCTGATAGTTACTTCTTATGCCCGCATCCTGGGAGCCATCCTGGCAATTGCTTCTAGCCAGAGCCGCCGCAAGGTCTTCTCTACCTGCTCCTCCCACTTGCTTGTGGTCTCCCTCTTCTTCGGAACGGCCAGCATCACATATATCAGACCCAGAGCAGGCTCTTCTGTCACCACAGACCGCATCCTTAGTCTCTTCTACACAGTGGTCACACCCATGCTCAACCCCATCATCTATACCCTCCGGAACAAAGAGGTGATAGGGGCCCTAAAACACATGAAAAGGCAGGTTCCCTAA
- the Olfr794 gene encoding olfactory receptor 794, whose product MRNHTVMTTFILLGLTDDPGLQLLFFVILFLTYILSIMGNLTIIILTLMDSHLNTPMYFFLRNFSFLEISFTTVCIPRFLYSISTGVNTITYNACASQIFFVGLFGATEFFLLAAMSYDRYVAICKPLHYMTIMDNKVCAILVLCCWTSGLLVIIIPLGMILQLEFCDSNTIDHFFCDASPLIKISCSDTWFLEQTVIVCAVLTFIITLIVVILSYIYIIRTILRFPSAHQRKKAFSTCSSHMIVVSIMYGSCIFIYVTPSAKEQVDINKGVSMLNTSVAPLLNPFIYTLRNKQVKQAFNDTVKKLHTSYTNKNMLDLSS is encoded by the coding sequence ATGAGAAACCACACAGTAATGACAACATTCATCTTGCTGGGACTTACAGATGATCCAGGTCTCCAACTTCtgttttttgtcattttatttctgaCATATATTCTGAGCATAATGGGGAACCTGACAATCATCATTCTCACCCTGATGGACTCTCATCTTAATACAcctatgtatttttttctccgAAACTTCTCCTTCTTAGAAATCTCATTCACAACAGTCTGTATTCCTAGATTCCTGTACAGTATATCAACTGGGGTTAATACCATAACATACAATGCTTGTGCCAGTCAAATATTTTTTGTTGGACTCTTTGGAGCTACAGAGTTTTTTCTGCTGGCAGCTAtgtcctatgaccgctatgtggccatctgcaagCCCTTGCACTATATGACCATCATGGACAACAAAGTTTGTGCCATCCTTGTCCTCTGTTGCTGGACTTCTGGGCTGCTGGTCATTATCATACCTCTTGGCATGATCCTACAGCTGGAATTCTGTGACTCTAACACCATTGATCACTTTTTCTGTGATGCATCGCCTCTTATCAAAATCTCATGCTCAGATACATGGTTTTTGGAGCAGACTGTCATTGTTTGTGCAGTGCTGACTTTCATCATTACATTAATAGTCGTGATTCTCTCTTACATATACATTATCCGGACAATTCTCAGATTCCCTTCTGCTCATCAGAGGAAGAAAGCATTTTCCACCTGCTCTTCTCACATGATTGTAGTTTCCATCATGTATGGCAGCTGCATTTTTATCTATGTGACACCTTCTGCCAAAGAACAGGTAGATATCAATAAAGGAGTATCTATGCTCAATACATCTGTTGCCcctttgttaaatccatttatttataCTTTGAGAAATAAGCAAGTGAAACAAGCTTTTAATGATACAGTAAAAAAATTGCATACCTCTTACACCAATAAGAACATGTTGGATTTAAGCAGTTAG